A segment of the Bdellovibrio sp. ArHS genome:
GGCGCATTTTCTTCCAGCCATAAAGAAAAAGTCCGATGGCGACGGCCTCAAGAAAAAAGGCCGTTCCTTCCCAGGAAAAAGGCATGCCGATAATGGGGCCAGCGTACTTCATAAATCCCGGCCAAAGAAGACCCAACTCAAAGGACAGAACCGTACCGGAAACCGCGCCTACGGCAAACAAGATGGCGACTCCTTTCATCCACATCTTGGTCAGCTCAAGATATTCAGGATTTTTCTTTTTTAAAAAAAGATAGTGAGCCGTCGACATAAAAAAAGGCATGGTCATGCCGATAGCAGCGAAGATTATGTGAAACCCTAAAGAAAAAGCCATCGTTGAGCGGGCAGCCATCAGGTCTGTCATGAAGTCACTGTAGTGAATTCGGAGACCCGGGTCAAAGTGATCCGCAGACTGCAGCTCTATGTTGCCTTACACGGGGCCTTTAATCGAACCAACTGGAGAGGGTGTTCGCCGGCGGAATATTCACATTTTCAAATCGATACGAGTAGAATACCAAGAGCTCGCTGTTGCTGCCATCGATATTGCCATCTTCGATGGTTGTGGAAACCGAGTCCGACAAAACCTGCAAACCCAGAGCATGTCGTTGGCCATTGTAGCCAATGCCTAAACGTCCCGTACTGAATGTCCCGACCGACTCGCTGACTTCATCGTCCTTCACAACATATTCCAGGTTCACTCGTTGATAACCCACGCCCAGGCCGATGAAGCCAGTGACGTAGAAGTTTTGATAAACGGCAATGCCTCCAATGGCGACTCCCGGCCCTGCCGTGTCTCGTTGCATGCCATCGACGTCACTTAAAGTTCCGAACTGTGTTGCCGAGGCCGCTGGAATAAACGCGTCTTTTGCCGCGATGGAATTGCGACTGGCGTGAAAGTAACCGGAAAGGCCCCAATCACTTTTCTTTTGGAATCCCGCTTGATCAAACGCCATGGCTTGCGAGAACGTGTCTTCATCGAAATTCCAATAGAAATTAAATCCGAAGTTGCGTGTTTTGATGTCCTCGCGAAAAATCTTCTTCGCCGAGTTCACATAGGCAGGATCCAGATCTGCGGAATTATCAAGATAGTAGCCGTCGTAGGACTGCAGAAAGAATTCATAACTGCGCTGGCCGAAAAAGCGCAGTTGAAAATCCACGGCAGCAGACGAGCCAAATTGTTCCTTATCATCTTCCGAAACAGGATTTTGCACGGAGACTGTGAAACCCAGATTGCGATAAGAAAATCCTAGGCTGGTTTTCGATGGGGAGTTCGGTAAAAACTTGGCATCGGCAAGACCTGACGGTGAAAGAACTGTGAAGTTATAGCGAGGAACCGCGATACCCAGTTTGACCTTCAGCGTGTCGGGGGATTGTGGGGTCCAGCTCCAGTCTTCAAATCGGTTCGTCTCATCCACGGTGGTTTGCGCCAGCGCGCAGGGAATGCCAAGAAGAACTGCCAGGGTCAGGAACCATTTCATTAAGTTCTCCACAAAGAGGAAAGCCATTTCCACACTTCCACTCTGCGTTCACCAATATCGAAATGATTTCCATCGAACTCCACATAGTCATGGGCGATGCCGTTGGTTTTTAAAAATCTTGAAATCTGTCGGCTTCCGTATTGCAGATGAAAGCTGTCTTTGTTACCGACATCTAAATACAGGCCCGAAAGCTTTTTTAAATTCGCAAGACGAGTCGGTAAGAAATGCAAAGGATCTTTTTCAAGCCACTTTTCCCATAGCGCCGGAATCTTTTCCGCCGTGTGAAGATCCAAAGGCCAGTTGAAGTCCCCAGCGCCGCCTTGAGGAGAGTAACAGGCGGCCATGCCAAAGGCATTCACCACAGAGTGCCAGTTGCGTGCCTTCATTAATTTTTTATTCCGCAAGTCTTCCAGAATACGTGTGGCAGACTCTTTATATTTTTCCCAGAACGGATGGGCTTGGTACAGTTCCGGTAAAAGACTTGCCTCGAAAAAACAATCCGGAGCGATGGCCGCGGTGTAGCCGAAAATTTCGGGATATTTAGAGGCGAGATGTAAAGCTCCGTATCCTCCACTGGAGCCGCCCATCACGCACCAGTCCTGGGGTTGTTGCGAAACAGGAAAATGGTCTTTGAGCGCCGGCAAAATTTCTTTGATGATGTAGTCTTCATAGAGTCCGGTCGCCGAGGAATTCAGAAACTGCGAACCACCCCACGCGGTCAACGCATCAATAAAAATATACAAGGCCTCGGGCGCTTCGCCGCGCGCGAAGGCTTGATCGATCACTTGCACCGCGTTTGGTTCGTTGAATTTGGGATTAAAATAAAAAGGCGAGTTGCCGGTGAAACCTCCCAAGACCATCACCACCGGCCAGGGGCCTTCGTTGCGCGGAAGTAGAAGTGGATTGAAACGAGTCGACGGGTCGTTGAGAGGATTGTTTTTCAGCGCGGCACTTTCGATTTGCAAAGTTTCAATTTGAAAGTGCCGAACTTCGTAGGCGCGATAGTTTTTTAATAATTCCGAGGTGATCATGACAAAAAGTCTGTCACCTTACGAATCCGCACGCAACGCTTATCGTGTTGGGATCAGGGGCAGTCGTTCCGCCTTTTCCAAGCGCAGCTCTTTGTTGATAAAGCCTGTATAATTCATATTCCCGTCGACCAGGGCCTCTGCGGATTCGCTTAAAACCACCATGTGACTGGCTTCAAAAAAATGTCCCGTGCCATCAAAGCGAAAGCCAATGAACAGCGTATAGGCGGCGCCGGCAGACATCCAGCCGCCACGGCCAAAAGATGTTTG
Coding sequences within it:
- a CDS encoding cytochrome ubiquinol oxidase subunit I; the protein is MTDLMAARSTMAFSLGFHIIFAAIGMTMPFFMSTAHYLFLKKKNPEYLELTKMWMKGVAILFAVGAVSGTVLSFELGLLWPGFMKYAGPIIGMPFSWEGTAFFLEAVAIGLFLYGWKKMR
- a CDS encoding DUF4421 family protein, translating into MKWFLTLAVLLGIPCALAQTTVDETNRFEDWSWTPQSPDTLKVKLGIAVPRYNFTVLSPSGLADAKFLPNSPSKTSLGFSYRNLGFTVSVQNPVSEDDKEQFGSSAAVDFQLRFFGQRSYEFFLQSYDGYYLDNSADLDPAYVNSAKKIFREDIKTRNFGFNFYWNFDEDTFSQAMAFDQAGFQKKSDWGLSGYFHASRNSIAAKDAFIPAASATQFGTLSDVDGMQRDTAGPGVAIGGIAVYQNFYVTGFIGLGVGYQRVNLEYVVKDDEVSESVGTFSTGRLGIGYNGQRHALGLQVLSDSVSTTIEDGNIDGSNSELLVFYSYRFENVNIPPANTLSSWFD
- a CDS encoding alpha/beta hydrolase-fold protein, translating into MITSELLKNYRAYEVRHFQIETLQIESAALKNNPLNDPSTRFNPLLLPRNEGPWPVVMVLGGFTGNSPFYFNPKFNEPNAVQVIDQAFARGEAPEALYIFIDALTAWGGSQFLNSSATGLYEDYIIKEILPALKDHFPVSQQPQDWCVMGGSSGGYGALHLASKYPEIFGYTAAIAPDCFFEASLLPELYQAHPFWEKYKESATRILEDLRNKKLMKARNWHSVVNAFGMAACYSPQGGAGDFNWPLDLHTAEKIPALWEKWLEKDPLHFLPTRLANLKKLSGLYLDVGNKDSFHLQYGSRQISRFLKTNGIAHDYVEFDGNHFDIGERRVEVWKWLSSLWRT